A portion of the Anthonomus grandis grandis chromosome 19, icAntGran1.3, whole genome shotgun sequence genome contains these proteins:
- the LOC126747432 gene encoding uncharacterized protein LOC126747432 isoform X14, with translation MESGVAAQNGPDQGPESPKSKLLGLLPDQYTQIIIKASENEDFEGLYGKIRLSIATKEEALLWIRRFELKNLCSYRGQKSWSYDPELKVYQKKFVCAHRTTPEDPEGGSQPHCDSTIVFTLCSDPRTYPSQATVRLLRHHRTSPPPAGELRVTFCEYYVRGHSPFSALVCHKCDIHSKFGPTFYDAVPKGTVCPSYNWCSSEYKRLFSRHFRTSSFDGDEISRTIEGYNKQFVSPCADIHEGSLVVCTPLMKSVFHSGFGEDLITLKTLCSSKGQKVVLFLCHTPIGSFPFGIIITSSTNISGGIRCLLGMLNASNYKPATIILDENMAISACLKETFPDSQLIFNEFQMLQSIWRVIRLVCQGDNEEFQALYEIFFQTLNSVCEEDFSRNLDSLMVYAEKHPKLASFLNYFKQRSSAYVLYAKPKVDFNTDVLNYTDSGTMLLQDVTVKYSEHFNLTQLFDFVTNNYMDHYERKLRKIIQGDLRGYFKTNFYVPLTRLIDFTVQKITDTEFLVCLNDFKYFVNAELDTCTCQVGLQGGSCVHQYIVEKTLGLLPECYTPIEEYMTNIFKSILAHKESLRVLRQEQPQQEPLGKLPELPGGSEEFEEPLCEDQELLNDQEHFNRESGELEWQEVIEAPPSEGRERVFTPVEEFMEPLCLSGEDDSLENNKKETENIDKLAPQDINQSFINEAPLEEIFTEHPVRLEILPSEETDMPQGLFRNEAAVVEEIVTNNMIQDGTVDSQTEDVVVLQDCLVDSSILYSYITDDGEDRGETGFQTADPVLPPEPQQEILEELQPNAQFSEYKVMEDGLLTEITVQTDNVLTTDSFDDSNMIMVSPTEVLLEEEEEEEAPRTEPKINVLSSLVIKPPKKTSLDLDSDVTEDAYEIEISQGDPENLIKLNSPKKPQVFKQVSPKKLPSPFKISQSQEDFTKMVKELRSQKNPKVVPQKRPLKLNLAKIQQPSPAKVSKPKKPKKLTVKAQVHAEALLPSPIKINKVAPKRAEAKSKPREEVTIQSVSKGKGPMVKPLSLKEFLSQNPQQAVPPPPKEKPSEPPQILAKLLNRANHYKLCSLQCKEVHSELEDLSDDSDLDEYDFEEDILSDCDSIVEQEIYDDEEDLGRSISPPQSVQGREDGIKKPDLKDDELSFLLNDPRFEMEVETEERAENQIEYVTEEEHEGAELNGLLKDLGFNDASSRNLIQEVKIVIPKTPKEGCESKKRLAGKKTAATKIRGLKSHSLLQRLKKKRFARSDPAGLRALGVQRKNSAKTGSVGLEALGIERNKSAKIDSVGFGALGGERKNSAKPDFVGLGALGVQRKKSAKTDSVGLGALGVQRKKSDKTDSVGLRALGGERKNSDKTDFVGLRALGVRRKNYAKAASVSLGALGVERKNSANPDFVGVKALDVEKKTSDKNRPISLRTAKKRTTPSKASLLGSDNNKLTNKDPEAPGSTQGVNKEPVQEPPKKKARNSKLPKKIAPAGAINGSACAPYTIYAIVQNAPQGPVLCPLVLDPKNTSVLTYKPLVVGSSSADKEPPPGNQKPEQEPKMQAVKEEKAERVTRSGVKPVLEYRKRKGRFRGRKTEAEVKKNLFESGKKKSSESPVDFESSITASVVERADPAGASSVKYEDAFKRFLEAEAYAPPPAPDTRCPAKKPRKRRRPRSILLRKRVSKNKNKRADAREAVPSNVVSPPKRKRGRPLKSLVDHPKSLVDPPKSLVDPPKSEKFELIILLERDEEIEQRCVEYSRHVTRRRSLGRRWTTGASPGTRGGRKGYLELLEVARQKKSF, from the exons aaaaaattCGTTTGCGCCCACCGAACAACGCCCGAGGACCCGGAAGGCGGGTCCCAACCGCACTGCGACTCCACAATCGTTTTCACACTCTG CTCGGACCCCCGCACTTACCCCTCGCAGGCCACGGTCCGGTTGTTGCGTCATCACAGAACCTCCCCACCACCCGCCGGGGAGCTTCGCGTCACTTTCTGCGAGTACTACGTGCGAGGCCACTCGCCCTTCTCGGCCCTCGTGTGCCACAAATGCGACATCCACAGCAAATTCGGCCCCACGTTCTACGACGCCGTACCCAAAGGCACCGTCTGTCCCTCGTACAACTGGTGCTCGAGCGAGTACAAACGTCTGTTTTCCAGACATTTCCGCACATCCTCCTTTGATGGCGACGAAATATCGAGAACCATCGAGGGTTATAACAAACAGTTCGTCTCGCCTTGCGCGGATATTCATGAGGGTTCTCTGGTCGTTTGCACCCCTTTAATGAAAAGCGTCTTTCACTCGGGTTTCGGGGAGGATCTGATCACTTTGAAGACCTTATGCTCGTCCAAGGGACAAAAGGTCGTCCTGTTCCTCTGTCACACTCCCATCGGGTCCTTCCCTTTTGGGATTATCATCACTAGTTCCACAAACATCTCGGGGGGCATAAGGTGCCTGCTCGGCATGCTTAACGCGAGCAATTACAAGCCGGCCACCATAATCCTGGACGAGAACATGGCCATAAGCGCCTGCTTGAAAGAGACTTTCCCGGATTCCCAGTTGATATTCAACGAGTTTCAAATGTTACAGTCGATTTGGAGGGTGATTAGGCTGGTGTGCCAGGGGGACAACGAGGAGTTCCAGGCCCTCTACGAGATCTTCTTTCAGACCCTGAACAGCGTTTGCGAGGAGGACTTTTCGAGGAATTTGGACTCTTTGATGGTCTATGCGGAAAAGCATCCCAAGCTGGCCAGTTTTCTGAACTATTTCAAGCAAAGATCCAGCGCCTACGTCCTTTATGCCAAACCTAAGGTGGATTTTAACACGGACGTGTTAAATTACACCGACTCCGGCACCATGTTGCTCCAGGACGTCACCGTCAAGTACTCGGAGCACTTCAACCTCACTCAACTCTTCGACTTCGTCACCAATAACTACATGGACCATTATGAGCGTAAATTACGGAAAATAATCCAAGGGGACCTCCGGGGGTACTTCAAGACCAACTTCTACGTCCCCCTGACCCGACTGATCGACTTCACGGTCCAGAAAATCACCGACACGGAATTCCTCGTCTGTCTCAACGATTTCAAGTATTTCGTTAACGCGGAACTGGACACCTGCACGTGCCAAGTGGGCCTGCAGGGCGGCTCCTGCGTGCACCAATACATCGTCGAAAAAACCCTCGGGCTGTTGCCGGAATGTTACACCCCCATAGAGGAGTACATGACGAACATCTTCAAGTCCATTTTGGCGCATAAAGAGAGCTTGAGAGTCCTGAGGCAAGAACAGCCGCAGCAGGAACCCTTGGGGAAACTCCCCGAGCTGCCAGGAGGGTCCGAGGAGTTTGAGGAGCCCCTTTGTGAGGATCAAGAGTTGCTCAACGACCAGGAGCACTTTAATCGGGAATCAGGGGAGCTGGAGTGGCAGGAAGTGATCGAGGCGCCCCCCTCAGAGGGTCGGGAGCGCGTCTTTACCCCCGTAGAGGAGTTTATGGAGCCCCTTTGTCTATCGGGGGAGGACGACTCTttggaaaacaacaaaaaagagaCGGAGAATATCGATAAGTTGGCACCGCAAGATATTAATCAGTCGTTCATCAATGAGGCCCCCCTGGAAGAAATATTCACGGAGCACCCTGTGCGGCTGGAAATTCTGCCCAGTGAAGAGACGGACATGCCTCAGGGGTTGTTCCGTAACGAGGCGGCCGTCGTAGAGGAGATCGTGACTAATAACATGATCCAGGACGGTACCGTGGACAGTCAGACGGAGGACGTGGTGGTGCTGCAGGACTGTTTGGTCGACTCCTCAATACTTTATAGTTACATCACCGATGACGGGGAGGATCGGGGGGAAACGGGGTTCCAGACGGCGGACCCTGTGCTTCCCCCGGAGCCCCAACAAGAAATTTTAGAGGAACTGCAACCGAACGCGCAGTTCTCCGAATATAAAGTGATGGAGGACGGGTTGCTGACCGAAATCACCGTGCAAACCGATAACGTGCTGACGACCGACTCGTTTGACGACAGCAACATGATAATGGTGTCTCCGACGGAGGTTTTGttggaggaggaggaggaggaggaggcgCCGCGAACGGAGCCGAAGATCAACGTTTTATCCTCGCTAGTGATAAAACCCCCCAAGAAAACCTCGTTGGATCTCGACTCGGACGTCACCGAGGACGCTTACGAGATCGAAATCTCCCAGGGGGATCCGGAGAACCTCATCAAGCTCAACTCACCCAAGAAGCCGCAGGTTTTCAAGCAAGTCTCCCCCAAGAAGCTCCCGAGCCCCTTCAAGATCTCACAGTCCCAAGAGGATTTCACGAAGATGGTCAAGGAGCTGAGGTCTCAAAAGAATCCGAAAGTGGTTCCCCAGAAGAGGCCGCTGAAGTTAAACCTGGCGAAGATCCAGCAACCCTCACCGGCAAAAGTAAGCAAACCGAAGAAGCCAAAGAAGTTAACAGTGAAGGCTCAGGTGCATGCGGAGGCTTTACTTCCCTCGccgataaaaattaacaaagtgGCCCCTAAGCGGGCCGAAGCGAAGTCGAAACCGCGTGAGGAGGTCACCATCCAGAGCGTCTCCAAAGGCAAGGGGCCCATGGTCAAGCCGTTGAGTTTAAAGGAGTTTTTATCGCAAAACCCCCAGCAAGCTGTGCCTCCTCCCCCCAAAGAAAAACCGTCGGAACCTCCTCAAATCCTCGCGAAACTCCTGAACCGAGCGAACCATTACAAACTGTGCAGCCTGCAGTGCAAAGAGGTCCATTCCGAGCTGGAGGACCTCTCGGACGATTCCGACCTGGACGAGTACGATTTCGAGGAGGACATCTTGTCGGACTGCGACAGTATCGTGGAGCAAGAGATCTACGACGACGAGGAGGACCTGGGAAGGTCAATTTCACCCCCTCAAAGTGTCCAGGGGAGGGAGGACGGTATAAAGAAGCCGGACCTCAAGGACGACGAGTTGTCCTTCCTGCTGAACGATCCGCGTTTCGAAATGGAGGTGGAAACTGAGGAGAGAGCGGAAAACCAGATCGAGTACGTCACCGAGGAGGAGCACGAAGGGGCCGAACTGAACGGGCTACTAAAAGATTTGGGTTTTAACGACGCCTCCTCGAGAAACCTCATTCAGGAGGTGAAGATCGTCATCCCGAAAACCCCCAAGGAAGGTTGCGAGAGTAAAAAGCGCCTTGCAGGCAAGAAAACTGCCGCTACGAAGATTAGAGGCCTTAAATCGCACTCGCTCCTACAGAGGCTTAAGAAGAAGAGATTTGCTAGAAGTGACCCTGCTGGTCTGAGGGCCTTGGGTGTTCAGAGGAAGAATTCTGCTAAAACAGGCTCTGTTGGTCTCGAGGCCTTAGGTATTGAGAGGAATAAATCTGCTAAAATAGACTCTGTTGGTTTCGGGGCTTTAGGTGGAGAGAGGAAGAATTCTGCTAAGCCAGACTTTGTTGGTCTTGGGGCCTTAGGTGTTCAGAGGAAGAAATCTGCTAAAACAGACTCTGTTGGTCTCGGGGCCTTAGGTGTTCAGAGGAAGAAATCTGATAAAACAGACTCTGTTGGTCTCAGGGCCTTAG GTGGAGAGAGGAAGAATTCTGATAAAACAGATTTTGTTGGTCTGAGGGCCTTGGGTGTTCGGAGGAAGAATTATGCTAAAGCAGCCTCTGTTAGTCTCGGGGCCTTAGGTGTTGAGAGGAAGAATTCTGCTAACCCAGACTTTGTTGGTGTGAAGGCCTTGGATGTTGAAAAGAAGACCTCTGATAAAAACCGCCCTATTTCCCTTAGGACTGCGAAAAAAAGAACTACCCCTAGTAAAGCCTCTCTCTTGGGTTCTGACAATAACAAACTGACAAATAAAGACCCCGAGGCACCGGGGTCAACGCAAGGGGTCAATAAGGAGCCGGTGCAAGAACCCCCCAAGAAAAAGGCGCGCAATTCGAAGTTACCAAAGAAGATCGCGCCCGCGGGAGCGATAAACGGAAGCGCCTGCGCCCCCTACACGATTTACGCGATCGTGCAGAACGCGCCCCAGGGACCCGTGCTGTGCCCCCTGGTGCTCGACCCCAAGAACACGTCGGTTTTGACTTATAAGCCCCTGGTGGTCGGGTCGAGTAGCGCGGATAAGGAGCCTCCCCCGGGCAACCAAAAGCCTGAGCAAGAACCAAAGATGCAAGCGGTTAAGGAAGAAAAGGCGGAAAGGGTGACTAGGAGCGGGGTGAAACCGGTGCTAGAGTACCGGAAGCGCAAGGGCAGATTCCGGGGCAGAAAAACAGAGGCGGAAGTGAAGAAAAATCTCTTTGAAAGTGGGAAGAAAAAGTCGTCGGAGAGCCCGGTTGACTTTGAGTCGTCCATAACGGCGTCCGTGGTCGAGAGGGCGGATCCCGCGGGGGCGTCCTCGGTCAAATACGAGGACGCCTTCAAGCGGTTCTTGGAGGCGGAGGCCTACGCGCCGCCCCCCGCTCCGGACACCCGATGTCCCGCTAAAAAACCGCGGAAGCGACGCCGCCCCCGTAGCATACTACTCCGGAAACGCGTCTCAAAGAATAAGAACAAAAGAGCGGACGCGCGAGAGGCGGTGCCGTCAAATGTGGTTTCGCCCCCTAAACGGAAGAGGGGGCGGCCTCTGAAGAGTCTCGTCGACCACCCAAAGAGTCTCGTCGATCCCCCAAAGAGTCTCGTCGACCCCCCAAAGAGCGAAAAGTTCGAGTTGATAATTTTGCTGGAGCGGGACGAGGAGATCGAGCAGAGGTGCGTGGAATATTCGAGACACGTGACCAGGAGGAGGTCCTTGGGGAGGAGGTGGACGACGGGGGCCTCCCCCGGAACCAGGGGCGGCCGGAAGGGGTACTTGGAGCTGTTGGAGGTCGCCAGGCAGAAGAAGAGTTTTTGA